The proteins below are encoded in one region of Sander lucioperca isolate FBNREF2018 chromosome 11, SLUC_FBN_1.2, whole genome shotgun sequence:
- the si:dkey-172o19.2 gene encoding uncharacterized protein si:dkey-172o19.2 gives MSTSRSPEAGAAAPCQPSSSVESIGESDLDPGLLFPVTRSSLLTQRLLRLRAYSSHVSPVTRRKREMIPTDKKDSTYWDKRNKNNEAAKRSREKRRLNDLMLEGQLLALSEENAQLRAQVLSLQFHGSLKAETRKAASACATSTASASPLSPRPAHCPDLFQPGLWGNSKSNPASVLGARQGGFNPHRSHNSGTQQGIFHLSGPRVLSPRAVLEGGGSAEAEMDAQRQVSSSDDIHNSTDASSIRAFLPTPETLHHASILSYQPRNWLVPHLNHSAVCNNNFLLPWRSSYLAPPTVYPGLPLYIQERQGQGLGVEADIQEGFKSRFSSAPTGLSQPGVHLRPDGR, from the coding sequence ATGTCCACCTCGAGGAGCCCTGAGGCTGGGGCAGCTGCTCCGTGCCAGCCCTCTTCCTCAGTCGAGAGCATCGGCGAGTCTGATCTAGACCCTGGACTCCTCTTCCCGGTGACACGGTCCTCCCTGCTGACTCAACGTCTCCTGCGTTTACGGGCCTACAGCAGCCATGTAAGCCCCGTTACACGACGCAAGAGGGAGATGATCCCCACCGACAAGAAAGATTCCACCTACTGGGATAAGCGAAACAAGAACAACGAGGCAGCCAAGCGGTCCAGGGAGAAAAGGAGGCTGAACGACCTGATGCTGGAGGGTCAGCTGCTGGCTCTAAGTGAGGAGAACGCACAGCTGCGGGCTCAGGTGCTCAGCCTGCAGTTTCACGGCAGCCTGAAAGCAGAAACGCGCAAAGCTGCCTCCGCTTGTGCAACATCCACTGCGTCGGCTTCGCCCTTATCACCGAGACCGGCTCACTGCCCTGACCTCTTCCAGCCAGGACTGTGGGGCAACAGCAAGAGCAACCCGGCTTCCGTCCTGGGTGCGAGACAAGGTGGGTTTAATCCACACCGTTCTCACAATAGTGGCACACAGCAAGGCATCTTCCACCTCTCCGGGCCCCGTGTTCTCTCTCCTCGAGCGGTTTTGGAGGGCGGGGGGTCAGCGGAGGCAGAGATGGATGCTCAGCGACAGGTCTCCTCCAGCGATGACATCCACAACTCCACCGATGCGTCTTCCATCAGAGCTTTTCTGCCCACACCCGAGACACTCCACCATGCCTCCATCCTGTCATACCAACCTAGAAATTGGCTGGTGCCCCACCTGAACCACTCGGCAGTGTGCAATAACAATTTTCTGCTGCCTTGGCGGTCTTCCTACCTGGCCCCGCCGACCGTCTACCCCGGCCTTCCTCTCTACATACAGGAGAGACAAGGCCAAGGTCTCGGTGTGGAGGCAGACATTCAGGAGGGATTCAAGAGTCGGTTCAGCAGTGCACCGACGGGGCTGTCTCAGCCCGGGGTGCACCTCCGTCCTGATGGACGCTAA
- the lingo3a gene encoding leucine-rich repeat and immunoglobulin-like domain-containing nogo receptor-interacting protein 3a yields the protein MGLSLGQDVDWLLPFLFLLLMVTVLPTQGQGCPQRCECISKVKTVSCYGRRLSALPDDIPLDTKTLDLSGNKLRWVEHGDLLPYSRLEKLDLSENIISVLEPNAFSSLQNLQSLSLRGNQLKLVPMGAFSRLANLTSLDLSGNKIVILLDFTFQDLKSLKNLEVGDNDLVYISNKAFLGLVGLRELTIERCNLTSVSSQSLSYLHNLVALRLRYLSISTLEDQNFRKLGNLRGLEIDHWPFLEHISPHSLQGLNLSWLSITHTNITSVPTSALRSLAHLTSLNLSYNPISVLESWALRDLVRLKELHLVNTNLVAVQPYALGGLRQISLLNLSTNNLVSLEEGAFQSVNTLETLRLDGNPLACDCRLLWILQRRKTLNFESASPVCMTPVEVQGRALNAFSDSALFDHFTCQKPKIRNRKLQQVTAREGQVVSFICKAEGEPTPVIFWISPQRRRITTKSSGRLTVLPEGTLEIRYAQVTDSGTYICIASNAGGNDTYFATLTVSGLPLDAALMANRTYYAGDLNDTNLNDTRVFLKFTLDLKTILISTAMGCIMFLGVVLFCFILLFVWSRGRGQHKNNFSVEYSFRKVDGPAASGGQGGARKFNMKMI from the coding sequence ATGGGGTTGAGCCTGGGCCAGGATGTAGACTGGCTCCTGCCTTTCCTGTTCTTGCTACTGATGGTCACAGTGTTACCCACGCAGGGTCAAGGATGTCCACAGCGTTGTGAGTGCATTTCAAAAGTCAAGACTGTGTCCTGTTATGGTAGACGCCTGTCCGCACTGCCAGATGACATCCCACTGGACACCAAGACCCTGGACCTAAGTGGGAATAAACTTCGCTGGGTAGAGCATGGGGACCTTCTTCCATATTCACGTCTTGAAAAGCTGGACCTGAGTGAGAACATTATCAGTGTCCTGGAACCGAATGCTTTTTCTAGTCTCCAGAACCTGCAGTCGCTTTCACTGAGGGGTAACCAATTGAAACTGGTCCCCATGGGTGCTTTCTCACGTCTCGCCAATCTAACTTCATTGGACCTCAGTGGGAATAAGATTGTAATTCTTTTGGACTTTACTTTCCAAGAcctgaaaagtctgaaaaacCTGGAAGTTGGAGACAATGATTTAGTTTACATTTCCAACAAGGCCTTTCTGGGTCTGGTTGGGCTGAGGGAGCTGACCATTGAGAGGTGCAACCTGACTTCTGTGTCCAGCCAGTCTTTGTCTTACCTGCATAATCTGGTGGCTCTGCGTCTCCGCTACCTCAGTATCTCCACCTTAGAGGACCAGAACTTCCGTAAGCTGGGAAACCTGAGGGGTCTCGAGATCGATCACTGGCCCTTTTTGGAGCACATTTCCCCTCACAGCCTGCAGGGTCTAAACTTGTCTTGGCTGTCGATTACTCACACTAACATCACCTCTGTGCCCACCTCTGCCCTACGCAGTCTGGCTCACCTCACCAGCCTCAACCTCTCCTACAACCCTATCTCAGTGTTGGAGTCCTGGGCGCTGCGGGACCTTGTAAGGCTGAAGGAGCTGCATCTGGTCAACACAAATCTGGTGGCAGTGCAGCCATATGCGCTGGGTGGCCTGAGGCAAATCAGCCTCCTTAACCTCTCCACTAACAACCTGGTGTCCCTGGAAGAGGGAGCGTTTCAGTCTGTCAACACTCTGGAGACGCTGCGTTTGGACGGGAACCCTCTGGCCTGCGATTGCCGCTTGCTGTGGATCCTTCAGCGCAGGAAGACCCTCAATTTCGAAAGCGCCTCCCCAGTGTGTATGACGCCCGTCGAGGTGCAGGGACGGGCTCTGAATGCTTTCTCTGACTCAGCTCTCTTTGATCACTTTACTTGCCAGAAGCCCAAAATCCGCAACAGGAAGCTACAGCAGGTAACTGCCCGCGAGGGGCAGGTTGTGTCATTCATTTGCAAAGCAGAAGGTGAGCCGACGCCGGTGATATTCTGGATCTCTCCTCAACGCCGCCGCATCACAACAAAGAGTAGCGGCCGCCTAACTGTGTTACCAGAGGGCACATTAGAAATACGGTACGCCCAGGTAACAGACAGTGGAACCTACATCTGCATAGCCAGCAATGCTGGTGGAAATGACACCTATTTTGCCACACTTACAGTCAGTGGGCTGCCACTAGATGCAGCCCTAATGGCAAACCGCACATACTATGCTGGAGACCTTAATGACACGAATCTGAACGACACCAGAGTCTTCCTAAAATTTACTCTGGACCTCAAGACCATCCTTATATCCACAGCTATGGGCTGTATCATGTTCCTGGGGGTGGTTCTCTTCTGTTTCATTCTGCTCTTTGTGTGGAGTCGAGGGAGAGGGCAGCACAAGAACAATTTCTCAGTGGAGTATTCCTTCAGAAAGGTGGATGGACCCGCTGCCAGTGGAGGACAGGGTGGGGCCCGCAAGTTCAACATGAAAATGATTTGA
- the nfil3-4 gene encoding nuclear factor, interleukin 3 regulated, member 4: MESQSSPFYRGEEGHILQVDEELVRRGPRRKREFIPEERKDALYWEKRRKNNEAAKRSREKRRMNDYVLESHLMAMKEENTRLSAELMAIKLRFGLIHPAAFTAHQSNQLQHHVHSSTQPITATSTHHQSLQRDYNWGGRDSSVMPIHQPPHPVFIPAYALHTMRGYSYLNMSATTGSGLLTPLGLSRNLLPPHSSPPGTHLLKPIPTRAASDEDEEQQVPGVLSRSCPAPPRKISPRVRNYSPPRQYISD, from the coding sequence ATGGAGTCCCAGTCGTCACCTTTTTATAGAGGCGAAGAAGGCCATATTTTACAAGTGGACGAGGAACTGGTGCGTAGGGGACCCCGTCGCAAAAGGGAGTTTATACCTGAGGAGAGGAAGGATGCCCTCTACTGGGAGAAACGTCGTAAGAACAACGAGGCAGCCAAACGCTCACGGGAGAAGAGAAGGATGAATGACTATGTGCTGGAGTCTCATCTCATGGCCATGAAAGAAGAAAATACCAGGCTCAGTGCTGAATTAATGGCCATCAAGCTGCGCTTTGGCCTGATCCACCCTGCAGCCTTCACTGCTCACCAGAGTAACCAACTGCAACACCATGTCCACAGCAGCACCCAACCTATCACTGCCACTAGCACGCACCACCAGTCCCTGCAGAGGGACTACAACTGGGGTGGCAGAGACTCTTCTGTTATGCCAATACACCAACCACCTCACCCTGTCTTCATCCCTGCATATGCCCTCCATACAATGAGAGGCTATTCATATTTGAACATGTCTGCAACTACTGGATCTGGCCTCCTCACTCCACTTGGCCTTTCTCGAAATCTCCTGCCCCCCCATTCGTCCCCTCCTGGAACTCATCTACTGAAACCCATTCCTACGAGAGCTGCCTCGGATGAGGATGAGGAGCAGCAGGTCCCGGGGGTGTTGTCCCGGTCCTGCCCTGCTCCACCTCGCAAAATCTCCCCCAGAGTCAGAAACTACTCTCCACCAAGACAATACATTTCCGACTGA